A region of Lagenorhynchus albirostris chromosome 20, mLagAlb1.1, whole genome shotgun sequence DNA encodes the following proteins:
- the COIL gene encoding coilin isoform X2, producing the protein MAASETVRLRLQFDYPPPATPHCTSFWLLIDLNRCRVVTDLISLIRQRFGFSSGALLGLYLEGGLLPPAESARLVRDNDCLRVKLEERGVAESPVTVNNGDSTRLLPRKAKKRAFKLEEDEETELDYKNSKKRWKRHENNNSEKTLDLEPKAVTDQSVSKKNKRKKKATCGVVDADGGETERKSPKKTEKCEYKKQAKTPKSSKAQSVKEWTILKYSPPKGPAARNSLVKAKRKGGPSIPTKESPDDSSESESYHESTSDGLSNVILEVTHSPEKISTEVSKEGSSMKTTTANKGAANTGFTSTPIKGKTSRTSSSSSDSSSESDNQCVMSKSTPVCTADFLKTVGLFAGKRCPGPSSQVPNAAGWKQSDSNGGRQALGPPPNVTLPITLGRGWSRGEDLLSWKGARGRGMRGRGRGRGHAVPCVLNRNADYQKQQQLNEMVTNSSTVIQNPIETHKKDYSLLPLLAAAPQVGEKIAFKVGERSHRACVFVSFFLLF; encoded by the exons ATGGCAGCCTCCGAGACGGTTAGGCTACGCCTTCAATTTGATTACCCGCCGCCAGCCACCCCGCACTGCACGTCCTTCTGGCTTCTCATCGACTTGAACAGATGCCGAGTAGTCACGGATCTCATCAGTCTCATCCGCCAGCGCTTCGGCTTCAGTTCTGGGGCCCTCCTGGGCCTCTACTTGGAGGGGGGGCTCTTGCCCCCCGCCGAGAGTGCGCGCCTGGTACGAGACAACGACTGCCTCAG AGTTAAATTAGAAGAGAGAGGAGTTGCTGAGAGTCCTGTAACAGTTAACAATGGTGATAGTACTCGTTTATTACCTAGAAAAGCAAAGAAGCGGGCATTTAAGTTGGAGGAAGATGAAGAAACCGAACTAGATTACAAAAATTCAAAGAAGCGTTGGAAGAGGCATGAGAACAATAACAGTGAGAAGACTTTGGATCTAGAACCAAAAGCTGTCACAGATCAGAGTGTGAGtaaaaaaaacaagaggaaaaagaaagccacATGTGGTGTAGTGGATGCTGATGGTGGAGAGACCGAAAGAAAATCACCAAAGAAAACGGAGAAATGTGAATATAAAAAGCAGGCAAAGACTCCCAAGTCTTCTAAAGCACAGTCAGTGAAAGAGTGGACCATCCTGAAGTACAGTCCTCCAAAAGGTCCTGCTGCTAGAAACAGCCTTGTGAAAGCCAAAAGAAAAGGTGGCCCAAGCATTCCTACAAAAGAGAGTCCCGATGACTCCTCAGAGTCTGAGTCTTATCATGAATCAACCAGTGATGGTCTCAGCAATGTCATCTTGGAGGTCACACATTCCCCAGAGAAAATCTCGACTGAAGTATCAAAGGAAGGATCCTCTATGAAAACCACAACTGCAAACAAAGGGGCTGCAAATACTGGTTTTACCTCTACCCCCATCAAGGGCAAGACCTCCAGAACATCATCTTCTAGTTCAGACTCTAGTTCAGAGTCAGATAACCAATGTGTGATGTCAAAGAGTACCCCGGTGTGTACTGCAGATTTCTTAAAGACTGTAGGTCTCTTTGCAGGAAAACGTTGTCCAGGGCCATCCTCACAGGTTCCAAATGCTGCTGGATGGAAGCAGTCGGACTCAAATGGTGGCAGACAGGCCCTTGGTCCTCCTCCCAATGTGACTCTCCCCATCACTTTGGGAAGAGGTTGGAGTAGGGGAGAGGACCTTCTTTCTTGGAAGGGAGCGAGGGGTCGGGGTATGCGGGGCAGAGGTCGAGGACGAGGGCATGCTGTTCCCTGTGTTTTAAATAGAAATGCTGATTATCAGAAGCAACAGCAGTTGAATGAAATGGTGACAAACTCATCTACTGTTATCCAG AATCCCATAGAGACACACAAGAAGGACTACAGTCTCTTACCGCTTTTAGCAGCTGCCCCTCAAGTTGGAGAAAAGATTGCAtttaaggta GGGGAAAGGAGCCACAGGGCATGTGTATTtgtgagtttttttcttcttttttag